In the genome of Paramisgurnus dabryanus chromosome 18, PD_genome_1.1, whole genome shotgun sequence, one region contains:
- the LOC135721369 gene encoding uncharacterized protein, whose protein sequence is MTSHSEPDPRVVRPRRQIRPPARLADYDVTGTENVKRALPTSRLNEAVRDEAPLRTDTVSRSSSPKSQLSYLDDLDVQDEWQEDDEHLQSQQLSEIKSMWAEMKRGNDELHSHILPGILSALQGLKTENSNIRQEIQQLATRAEAPRPQVTPVAAPRTSVSSRQRQQLSATQSEHTLYSHDVPRRSVQTEQLTREMRDLTFLPRSEHMSHHTPPQRSYAYASQPAEAVLYEDETPRVIHGHYSGEQEMHGLPQTGITPRAIKFHEQEKAYRGPTPTIPRLTAADPRQFSRLRMALENLLPEDASECFKYQILTDHLMVEEALLVADSYCNSVRPYTDTMRALVKMYGEPHKLVLRNITEVLEGPNIKPGDVKAFKLFALRVRSLVSMLEQLGPEGAAELECGSHVSRLQGKLPHELRTSFKRHVHPLRITVPTLLDFADWLEYELQVQDDTGKTAIHAPDSSTKRRDTRHESKSQGKSMSILLGTEKPATDRELRVPASESRSSSNKYGGKLHAYCPYCDNSSHFLNGCLNFRELTKDQKESWIRKNNRCWRCGRNHQASRCTLKALCNTCNRKHLLVLHELNERAVDTSSEPEPNETTCLVSTTKDILYVDRSVTSRRVLLKLSKVIITNGDKSMETYAVLDDGSERTILLHAAAQQLNLKGQSEDLILRTVKQDQQVLHGAAVSFTVSPVSNPNKKFHIKGAFTADRLGLAEHTYPVVSLQKRYRHLAGLPLQQIDKVQPMLLIGSDCPHLITPIEPVLLGPPGGPAAVKTRLGWTLQGPTHEIQHGVNSHQCFFTSVLPNSDLLDHVERLWKMDVVPYHNDKVVTRSKLDQDAVRLLQEKTVRVEVDGIMRYATPLLRVQNMPSLTMPKDAVLPLLRSVERKLLRNHDQALTYQTEITKLVDAGYAVKLEESEVNSSNESWYIPHHIVQHNGKFRVVYNCSFHYEGQSLNQFLLPGPTLGPSLLAVLLRFREHSIAISSDIKGMFHQVRLLPDDKSLLRFLWRDVKPEQYPDVYQWQVLPFGTTCSPCCATYALQRHVMDHSQPGEKVRDVIEKSFYVDNCLHSLTSKEEAKDLVDQLCSLLSSGGFELRQWASNCPSVITHLPPESRSNTCDLWLRQGQQDVHESTLGLHWQCQSDTLHYKHRGTSYSTVTMRNIYRVLASQYDPLGYIIPFTTRAKIIVQRLWDKRRDWDDPQLPDDLLDMWSAWEKELSALEEITLPRCYFSSQMDQPSCRHEIHVFCDASEQAYGSVAYLQTKNTKGDVEVTFVAARSRVSPRKQQSIPRLELCAALSGAQLSQVLVTELTIPIHSVTLWSDSTTVLTWLLSSSCRYKVFVGTRVAEIQELTASATWRYVRSSDNPADDITRGKPLRDLSARSRWCQGPPFLKLPPDSWPEQPPLPSETQSSELKQSVFCASVNVTTPLPKPEQYNTLSEYLNAYGQELHGAAYTSCADTQRDVQRAVLCQCQAESFPTELSLLRSGKPVLTTSRLASLSPELDTDSGFIRVGGRLRHCDVLEADIVHPIVLDPQHPVTQLVIRDYDNKLLHPGSERLFADIRRTYWILRGREAVRKHQRQCVECRKWRSRPEVPLMADLPLTRQRYFRPAFYSTGMDCFGPFLIKIGRRNEKRWGIVFKCMTIRAVHIDILTSMDSDSFLMALRRFISQRGKPHELLCDQGTNFKGGERELSESFDALQSQLKSHLASQQIKFLYNPPGAPHFGGCWEREIRSIKSALRVTIGAQTVTEEVLRTVLMEVEGILNSKPLGYTSSDIADIDPITPNCFLIGRRDTSLPQVVYQESEMLSRRRWRHSQLLADHFWKHFLKYYLPSLQVRQKWKSDKKMLEIGDVVMIVDSQLPRALWPVGKITQVFPSSDGRVRAANVAVKDRTYMRPVARLIQLPALPEDS, encoded by the coding sequence ATGACATCCCATTCTGAACCAGATCCCCGTGTTGTCAGACCTCGACGACAAATAAGGCCGCCTGCACGTTTAGCGGATTATGATGTTACTGGAACAGAGAATGTGAAAAGAGCATTACCAACTAGTCGGTTAAATGAAGCTGTAAGGGATGAAGCCCCACTGAGGACAGATACTGTATCAAGATCATCCTCCCCAAAGAGCCAGTTATCATATTTAGATGATCTAGATGTCCAAGATGAATGGCAAGAGGATGATGAGCATCTGCAATCACAACAGTTATCTGAAATTAAGTCTATGTGGGCTGAGATGAAGAGAGGCAATGATGAGCTGCATAGTCACATCCTACCTGGGATCCTGTCTGCATTACAAGGGCTCAAGACAGAGAACTCCAACATAAGGCAGGAGATacagcaattagcaacacgtgCCGAGGCACCTAGACCACAAGTAACCCCAGTAGCAGCCCCGCGTACTAGTGTGTCATCCAGACAGAGGCAGCAGCTATCTGCCACCCAGAGTGAACATACACTATATTCCCATGACGTTCCACGTAGATCAGTTCAGACTGAGCAGCTGACCAGAGAGATGAGGGACTTGACATTTTTACCCAGATCAGAGCACATGAGCCATCATACCCCCCCACAAAGATCTTATGCTTACGCATCACAGCCTGCTGAAGCTGTCCTTTATGAAGATGAAACTCCACGAGTCATACATGGACATTATTCAGGGGAGCAGGAGATGCATGGACTACCCCAAACTGGGATAACACCTCGAGCTATAAAGTTCCATGAACAGGAGAAAGCTTATAGGGGGCCAACTCCTACAATACCTCGCTTAACAGCAGCTGACCCAAGACAGTTCTCGAGACTGCGGATGGCACTAGAGAACCTCCTGCCAGAAGATGCAAGTGAGTGCTTCAAATATCAGATCCTGACTGATCATTTGATGGTAGAGGAAGCCCTGCTGGTGGCAGACTCCTACTGCAATTCAGTTAGACCTTACACAGACACTATGCGAGCCCTTGTGAAGATGTATGGTGAACCTCACAAGCTCGTTCTGCGAAACATAACAGAGGTACTGGAAGGTCCAAACATTAAGCCAGGAGATGTTAAAGCATTCAAGTTATTTGCGCTCCGTGTGCGCTCTCTAGTGAGTATGTTGGAGCAGTTGGGACCTGAAGGAGCAGCTGAACTGGAATGTGGCTCGCACGTGTCTAGACTACAAGGTAAACTCCCTCATGAGCTCAGGACTAGTTTCAAGAGGCATGTCCACCCATTAAGAATTACTGTTCCTACCCTATTGGATTTTGCAGACTGGTTAGAATATGAACTTCAAGTTCAGGATGATACAGGCAAAACAGCTATCCATGCTCCAGATTCATCCACCAAGAGAAGAGATACTCGTCATGAATCAAAGTCACAAGGGAAATCGATGAGCATCCTGCTGGGCACAGAGAAGCCTGCAACAGACCGTGAACTCAGAGTGCCTGCTTCGGAGTCTAGATCTAGCTCTAACAAGTATGGAGGAAAATTACATGCTTACTGTCCTTATTGTGACAATTCCAGTCATTTTCTCAATGGATGTCTTAATTTCAGAGAGTTGACTAAAGATCAGAAAGAGTCATGGATTCGAAAGAATAACCGCTGTTGGAGATGCGGTCGTAATCATCAGGCATCCAGATGCACTCTGAAAGCACTGTGTAATACTTGCAACAGGAAACATCTCCTCGTATTACATGAGCTTAATGAGCGAGCTGTGGATACCAGCTCTGAGCCTGAACCTAATGAAACCACCTGTCTTGTGAGCACCACAAAGGATATCTTATATGTGGACCGTTCTGTCACCAGCCGCAGAGTCCTTCTTAAACTGAGCAAGGTAATCATTACAAATGGGGATAAATCAATGGAGACGTATGCAGTGCTGGATGATGGATCAGAAAGGACTATCCTCCTCCATGCCGCAGCTCAGCAGTTAAATCTCAAGGGGCAGTCAGAAGACCTTATATTGAGAACAGTGAAACAAGATCAGCAGGTCCTGCATGGGGCGGCCGTCTCCTTCACAGTGTCTCCTGTGTCTAACCCTAACAAGAAATTCCATATCAAAGGTGCATTTACAGCTGACAGACTAGGTTTAGCCGAGCATACATACCCAGTGGTATCCTTACAAAAGAGATATCGACATCTAGCTGGCCTTCCCCTACAACAGATCGATAAAGTGCAACCTATGCTGTTAATTGGTTCAGACTGCCCACATCTAATCACTCCCATTGAACCTGTTCTGTTAGGCCCACCTGGTGGACCAGCAGCCGTTAAGACCCGCCTGGGATGGACCTTACAAGGGCCCACGCATGAGATTCAGCATGGAGTCAATTCTCATCAATGTTTTTTCACATCTGTCCTCCCCAACTCAGACCTGTTGGATCACGTTGAGAGACTATGGAAAATGGATGTAGTTCCCTACCACAATGACAAGGTTGTGACACGATCTAAACTGGATCAGGATGCTGTTAGACTACTGCAGGAGAAAACTGTAAGAGTGGAAGTAGATGGAATAATGCGTTATGCCACACCACTGCTTCGGGTACAGAACATGCCAAGTTTAACCATGCCCAAAGATGCTGTTCTCCCTCTGCTCAGAAGTGTAGAAAGGAAGCTGCTTAGGAACCACGACCAGGCTTTAACCTACCAAACTGAGATCACTAAGTTAGTAGACGCTGGCTATGCAGTAAAGCTGGAGGAAAGCGAGGTGAACAGCTCCAATGAGTCGTGGTACATACCCCACCATATAGTGCAACATAACGGAAAGTTCAGAGTTGTCTATAATTGCTCCTTTCATTATGAAGGTCAAAGCCTAAATCAATTCCTCCTTCCAGGACCAACACTAGGCCCATCATTGTTGGCAGTATTACTGCGTTTCCGTGAGCACTCCATAGCTATCAGCAGTGATATTAAAGGTATGTTTCACCAGGTGAGGCTGCTTCCTGATGACAAGTCTCTACTTCGATTCCTGTGGAGGGATGTAAAACCAGAGCAATATCCTGATGTGTATCAGTGGCAGGTGCTGCCCTTTGGCACGACATGCAGCCCCTGTTGCGCTACATACGCCCTGCAAAGGCATGTCATGGATCACAGTCAGCCTGGGGAGAAGGTCAGGGATGTTATTGAGAAGTCCTTCTATGTCGACAATTGTTTACATAGTCTTACCTCCAAGGAAGAAGCTAAAGATTTAGTTGATCAGCTCTGTTCACTTCTGTCATCTGGAGGCTTTGAACTTCGACAGTGGGCCAGCAATTGTCCGTCTGTAATCACTCACCTTCCCCCTGAATCTAGATCCAACACCTGTGATCTTTGGCTTCGTCAAGGCCAACAAGACGTCCATGAGTCGACACTTGGACTGCACTGGCAGTGCCAATCTGACACACTGCATTACAAGCACAGAGGTACATCCTATTCTACTGTGACTATGCGCAACATTTACCGTGTTCTGGCAAGTCAGTATGACCCCCTCGGTTACATCATTCCCTTTACGACAAGAGCCAAAATAATAGTGCAGCGTCTGTGGGATAAGAGGAGGGACTGGGATGACCCACAGTTACCTGATGACTTACTTGACATGTGGTCAGCATGGGAGAAAGAGTTAAGTGCATTAGAGGAGATAACCCTGCCCAGATGTTACTTCAGTTCACAGATGGATCAACCATCCTGTAGACATGAGATTCACGTGTTTTGTGATGCATCGGAACAGGCATATGGATCAGTAGCCTACCTACAGACAAAAAACACTAAGGGTGACGTAGAAGTTACCTTTGTAGCTGCCAGGTCTCGTGTTTCCCCTCGCAAGCAGCAGTCCATACCTCGTTTGGAGTTGTGTGCAGCTCTTAGTGGTGCACAACTTTCTCAGGTTTTAGTCACTGAGCTTACAATCCCCATCCACTCTGTCACACTCTGGTCAGACTCCACTACAGTGCTCACATGGTTGTTGTCCAGTTCATGTCGTTATAAGGTGTTTGTGGGAACCAGAGTAGCAGAGATCCAAGAGTTGACTGCATCAGCTACCTGGCGTTATGTTCGATCCAGTGACAACCCAGCAGACGACATAACTCGAGGCAAACCCCTTCGAGACCTCTCAGCCAGGAGCCGATGGTGCCAAGGACCGCCTTTCCTTAAGCTGCCCCCAGATAGTTGGCCTGAACAACCCCCCTTGCCTTCCGAAACACAAAGCAGTGAGTTGAAACAGTCTGTTTTCTGTGCATCAGTAAATGTAACTACGCCCTTGCCAAAGCCAGAGCAGTACAACACCCTCTCAGAATACCTAAATGCCTATGGTCAGGAGCTTCATGGGGCGGCCTATACTTCATGTGCTGACACCCAGAGAGATGTCCAACGAGCAGTCCTCTGTCAATGTCAAGCTGAGTCTTTTCCTACTGAGTTAAGCCTCCTGAGGTCAGGAAAGCCAGTGTTGACCACCAGCCGATTAGCCTCACTCTCCCCTGAACTAGACACAGATTCAGGTTTTATTAGAGTAGGTGGCCGCTTGCGCCATTGTGACGTTTTAGAGGCAGATATAGTACATCCAATTGTCCTTGACCCTCAACATCCTGTCACTCAATTAGTTATCAGAGATTACGATAACAAACTGCTTCATCCTGGCTCGGAGCGGTTGTTTGCAGACATAAGGAGGACATATTGGATATTAAGGGGTCGTGAAGCAGTCCGCAAACATCAACGTCAATGTGTCGAGTGTAGGAAATGGAGAAGCCGCCCAGAAGTGCCTCTTATGGCCGATCTACCTCTCACCAGACAAAGGTACTTCAGACCAGCCTTCTATTCAACAGGCATGGATTGCTTTGGGCCTTTCCTCATCAAAATTGGCCGTCGTAATGAGAAGAGATGGGGCATAGTCTTTAAGTGTATGACAATAAGAGCAGTGCACATTGACATTCTCACAAGTATGGACTCTGACTCCTTCCTGATGGCCCTACGAAGGTTCATCTCTCAGCGAGGAAAGCCACATGAGTTGCTGTGTGACCAGGGAACTAATTTCAAAGGAGGGGAACGTGAATTAAGCGAATCCTTTGATGCCCTACAGAGTCAACTAAAGAGTCACCTTGCCAGCCAACAGATCAAGTTCCTTTACAACCCACCAGGTGCACCTCACTTCGGCGGTTGCTGGGAGAGGGAGATCCGATCGATCAAATCGGCTCTCAGAGTGACCATCGGGGCGCAGACTGTCACAGAAGAGGTGCTGAGAACAGTCCTGATGGAGGTGGAAGGTATCCTTAATTCCAAACCCCTTGGATATACCTCCTCTGATATAGCTGACATTGACCCAATTACACCGAACTGTTTCCTCATTGGACGACGAGATACCTCTTTACCACAGGTGGTCTACCAAGAGTCAGAGATGTTGAGTCGTCGACGTTGGCGTCACAGCCAGCTACTTGCAGATCATTTCTGGAAGCACTTCCTTAAGTATTACCTGCCCAGTCTCCAAGTACGCCAGAAGTGGAAGTCAGACAAGAAAATGTTGGAGATTGGTGATGTGGTTATGATCGTTGATTCCCAACTACCTCGTGCCCTGTGGCCAGTAGGAAAAATCACTCAGGTGTTCCCAAGTTCAGATGGCAGAGTACGAGCAGCTAATGTGGCAGTTAAGGATAGGACATACATGCGACCGGTAGCTCGACTCATTCAGCTTCCAGCCTTACCTGAGGATAGTTGA
- the stard4 gene encoding stAR-related lipid transfer protein 4 isoform X2: MTSMEIVETLDEGCCVVKYTTAGQLWDIISPREFVDFSYTTDYENGLLSCGVSVDHDEHKQGFVRGFNHPCGWFCIPEENSTHSLLTGYIQTDLRGMLPQSAVDTAMASGLVNFYSDLRQALHV, translated from the exons ATGACTTCAATGGAGATTGTAGAAACACTTGACGAG GGCTGTTGCGTTGTGAAATACACAACAGCAGGACAACTGTGGGATATCATTTCTCCTCGAGAGTTTGTGGATTTTTCGTACACTACAGACTATGAGAATGGTCTGCTATCCTGCG GTGTGAGCGTTGACCATGATGAACACAAACAGGGTTTCGTACGAGGGTTTAATCACCCGTGTGGTTGGTTCTGCATTCCAGAGGAGAATTCTACACACAGTTTACTAACTGGCTACATCCAAACTGACCTGCGGGGAATGTTACCGCAGTCTGCGGTGGACACAGCGATGGCCAGCGGTCTGGTCAATTTTTACAGTGACCTCAGACAGGCTCTACATGTTTAG
- the stard4 gene encoding stAR-related lipid transfer protein 4 isoform X1, which produces MSSLSHVGSLRSKLEETLVSYHHLNATEWNVAKKSKDVTVWRKRSEEFGGFLYKAEGRVAENPQRIVEYIRPGPCRLNWDSLMTSMEIVETLDEGCCVVKYTTAGQLWDIISPREFVDFSYTTDYENGLLSCGVSVDHDEHKQGFVRGFNHPCGWFCIPEENSTHSLLTGYIQTDLRGMLPQSAVDTAMASGLVNFYSDLRQALHV; this is translated from the exons ATGAGCAGTTTGTCACATGTTGGTTCTCTGAGATCTAAACTTGAGGAAACTCTTGTGTCATATCATCACCTGAACGCAACTGAGTGGAACGTTGCAAAGAAATCA AAGGATGTGACCGTTTGGAGGAAACGTTCGGAGGAATTTGGTGGATTTCT GTATAAAGCAGAGGGAAGAGTTGCAGAGAATCCCCAGAGGATTGTGGAGTATATCCGGCCCGGGCCGTGCAGATTAAACTGGGACAGTCTAATGACTTCAATGGAGATTGTAGAAACACTTGACGAG GGCTGTTGCGTTGTGAAATACACAACAGCAGGACAACTGTGGGATATCATTTCTCCTCGAGAGTTTGTGGATTTTTCGTACACTACAGACTATGAGAATGGTCTGCTATCCTGCG GTGTGAGCGTTGACCATGATGAACACAAACAGGGTTTCGTACGAGGGTTTAATCACCCGTGTGGTTGGTTCTGCATTCCAGAGGAGAATTCTACACACAGTTTACTAACTGGCTACATCCAAACTGACCTGCGGGGAATGTTACCGCAGTCTGCGGTGGACACAGCGATGGCCAGCGGTCTGGTCAATTTTTACAGTGACCTCAGACAGGCTCTACATGTTTAG